One window of the Podospora pseudopauciseta strain CBS 411.78 chromosome 4, whole genome shotgun sequence genome contains the following:
- a CDS encoding hypothetical protein (COG:S; EggNog:ENOG503P3EM), which produces MPSSGDALETLTTVVSDALTLIGQLEVVVSGLSSQEISTTASPGVQQSPGGGSLDALSLAHDSATLIRAHATKISLLIINDPFTPTAITKVVRELIAGPLPGLAASAQECTARRYTRAIQKDLAWKVARVLKELRDLLSQIPKDGKILKDGKKNAAAGAAGGKGSIAATGLLWAACDDLMAFCKRGFGGNLVYKVDQLRETLKDVMEELKEWGEETGDDGDDDDDDEGDDGVAGITNNLGSASLSANASTQAMLDDLMNSQSYIPRDDPHKIRDRLESCLRRLRLTSLLYQAAAKRRLKPLPHTPPTSDSNVPARLDEVLALLKGIPERFGNLAMAFYDLDPDEIDRLMDQCFFDAFAASELLVKPWDGQKDEFTDWALIFQVEIEKS; this is translated from the coding sequence ATGCCGTCTTCCGGCGACGCTCTCGAAACACTCACCACCGTTGTGTCGGATGCGCTCACCCTCATCGGCCAACTTGAAGTAGTTGTTTCGGGTCTCAGCTCCCAGGAAATCAGTACCACAGCCTCCCCCGGAGTTCAGCAGTCGCCAGGAGGTGGTTCCCTCGATGCACTTTCATTGGCACACGATTCGGCTACCCTCATCAGAGCACACGCCACAAAGATCTCTCTTCTTATTATCAATGACCCCTTCACGCCAACAGCCATCACCAAAGTTGTACGAGAGCTTATAGCTGGTCCCCTTCCTGGTTTGGCAGCTTCTGCCCAAGAATGCACAGCCAGACGGTATACACGGGCAATTCAGAAGGATCTGGCTTGGAAGGTGGCCCGCGTGCTCAAGGAGCTCCGTGACCTGCTATCCCAGATTCCCAAGGACGGGAAAATCCTGAAAGATGGCAAAAAGAATGCAGCGGCTGGTGCAGCCGGCGGCAAGGGCAGCATTGCCGCTACTGGTCTGTTATGGGCTGCGTGCGACGACCTGATGGCATTTTGCAAGCGGGGATTCGGCGGCAACTTGGTCTACAAGGTCGACCAGTTACGTGAGACGCTAAAGGATGTTATGGAGGAGTTGAAAGAGTGGGGCGAGGAAACAGGAGACgacggggatgatgatgatgacgacgagggcgACGATGGTGTTGCAGggatcaccaacaaccttgGGTCTGCTTCCCTCTCTGCGAATGCAAGCACCCAGGCCATGTTGGACGACCTGATGAACTCTCAAAGTTACATCCCACGAGACGACCCACACAAAATCAGAGATCGTTTGGAATCATGTCTCAGGCGACTACGCCTGACCTCTTTACTTTACCAAGCTGCCGCTAAGCGCAGGCTCAAGCCATTGCCGCAcacccctccaacatcaGACTCCAATGTCCCTGCTCGCCTTGATGAAGTCTTGGCGCTTTTGAAGGGAATCCCAGAAAGATTTGGGAACCTTGCGATGGCTTTCTATGACCTTGATCCTGACGAGATTGACCGTCTAATGGACCAATGCTTCTTTGATGCATTTGCTGCCTCGGAGCTGCTCGTCAAACCATGGGATGGCCAAAAGGATGAATTCACCGACTGGGCCCTTATATTTCAGGTAGAGATAGAAAAAAGCTAG